The nucleotide window CGCGCGGAGGCGGACGTTGCGGACCTTTTCCACCATCCGGGTCACCTGCCTGCCGGGCCGATGGAGGGCCAGGACGGTCAGCCCATGGCGCTCGGCGAACCGGTGGTTCTCAAGGGTCCTGCCAACCAGGGGCGAACCTTCGTAGATGGCGATCTCCGCCACCTTCTGGTCCGCCGCCTGCAGCGGGTTGTCTTCGCAGATGGGCTGGTCCTCCGAGCCCACGGGGAAGAGCGTGCCTTCCAGCACCTGCTCGAACTCCTTGAGATTGTCGGGCGTGTCGCTGACCACCAGGTGGTCGCCCTCCCTCAGGGTCACGTCGGGCAGCAGCATGATCTGGTTGCCCTCGCCCCGCTCCAGGGCCGTGACCTTCATGCGGCCGTCGGTGAGTTCCAGAGCCCTGGACAGCGGCTGGCCCACCAGAAGGCTCTCTGCGGTAACGCCCAGGTGGGCGGTAAAGATACGCGGAGACGGGTCGGTCAGGGAAATGTCCCGCTTGGGGATCAGGCGCGGAGCCACCAGCCAGAGATAGAGGATGCCGACGCCGCCGGCCATGACGGCCGGAAGCACGAAGTCGAACATGCCCAGCCGTTCGAGGCCCATGTCCACGGCCACGGACACGACCAGCAGGTTGGTGGACGTGCCGATGGTGGTTGTCGTGCCGCCCAGCAGGGTGGAAAAGCCCATGGGCATCAAAACGGACGTGGCCGGCTGTTTGGTCTTGAGGGACACGGACACCAGCACGGGAAGCAGCAACACGACCACCGGGACGTTGTTGATGAACGCGCTGGCGAAGCCTCCGAGGATAAGGGTCAGCAGCAGCGCGCCCTGGGGGCTGACCTTCCAAAACCGGGCCAGCATCCGCCCCATGGGGTCCAACGCGCCGGTCCTGAGCAGCCCCTGCCCGGCGATCATCAGCGCGCAGACCGCTATCAGGGCCTCGTTGCCGAAACCGAGGAAAAAGTCCACGGCGTGGAGCGTCCCCCGGTCCGTTTGAAAGGGAAACACCTCGAAGCCGACGATCAGCGCCACCATAACGAGCAGGCTCGACGTCTGCAGCGGCAGCTTCTCGCGGCTGAACAGGACAAGGGCGACGCCGGTCAGCGCCAGGACGGCCAGGGCATGAACGTTGGGGGGAGGCGGTAGAATCATGGTATTTCCTCCTACCACAAGACCCACCCCATTGGAACACGAACCCGGTCCCGTCGAAGGGGAAAACGGCCTTGGGGCGGCGGGGAATCAGTGTCTGAAATTGCGTCTCATGATGGCATCATAGGTCCCGTCGGCCTTGAGCTTGTCAAGGGCCTCCTGCCATCGGGCAATGGTCTCGTCGGGGATGTCCCTGGAAAACGCCAGCCAGGCCGAAGACCTGGCAAATTCGTAATCCGTGCGCTCGAAATCGTTGGGATCGAGTCCGGCCTGCTTGACCATGTAGTAGTGGGTTCGCTCACCCATGAGCACGAGGTCCACACGGCCCTGGACCAGTTTTTTGTAACTGGACTCGTAACTCGGCCCCACGTCGAGGTTGACGAACCCCTCGGCATGAAGGGCCTGATGGGTATAGCCGTCACGGCGCACGGCGATGCGGGCGGCCCTGCGGGCATCGTCCAGGGTCCTGATGTTCAGGTTGGCGCCCCGCTTCTGAAAGAAATAATCGCCTTCGCTGAAGACCGGCCCGACCCACTTGAAAAGCTTCTCACGCTCGGGGATGCGGACAATGGCGACCAGGGCGTGGCGATTGCCGCTCTTGGTCAGCTCGTACGCTCTCAGCCAGGGCATGACCACCAGCGGGTTGGTATCCCCCAACTCCGCCTGAATGGCCCTGACCACTTCGGGGGCCACGCCATACACTTCACCATTTTCTTCATAAACCAGAGGAGGATAGACTATCGCCTGCATGGTGATGGCCTCGGCAAGGGCAGCCGGGCACCACAGAAGCAATACGGCAGTCACCAGTGTATAGACACGCATAATCACCCCAATAAGGATTTCCGCCAGGACGAGACGCATACATCATCGTCCACTTCATGTCTACCAGTCTGCCCATCTCCATGCACTTCTATATCTGTTAATCTCATTACTGCCCCCCCGGACAGACCGCCCCAATAAAAAACCCGCACCAGCGTCAGCCGGCACGGGTATTTCATTTGTCGTCGGGTGTGATCTACCAGGCGAAGAGCGGGAATTCGCGAGCGAATTCCTCGACCTCATTGGAGATTTCCTCGAGCACCTTTTCGTCGTTCATGTTGTTGAGCGCGGCCACGATGGCTTCGGCGACCACGATCATGTCCTCTTCGATCATGCCCCGGGTGGTCAGGGCGGGAGTGCCCAGGCGGATGCCGGAGGTCTGGAACGGGGACTTGGTCTCGAACGGGATGGTGTTCTTGTTGGCGGTGATGCCCGCCTTGTCCAGGGCGATCTGGGCGTCCTTGCCGGTATAGTCCTTTTCGGACAGGTCGAGCAGCATCATGTGATTGTCGGTGCCGCCGGAAACCAGATTGTAACCGGCCTCGGTCAGGGAGGCGGCCAACTGCTTGGCGTTCTTGACGACCTGCTGCTGGTACTCGACGAAACCGGGGGACAGGGCCTCGCCGAAGGCAACGGCCTTGGCTGCGATGACGTGCATCAACGGGCCGCCCTGGATGCCGGGGAAGATGTTGGAGTTGAGCTCCTGCTCCAGGTCCTCGGCACCCAGGATCATGCCGCCGCGCGGGCCGCGCAGGGTCTTGTGGGTCGTGGTGGTGGTGTAGTGGGCGTGCTCGATGCAGGACGGGTGCTCGCCCGCCGCGATGAGACCGGCGATGTGGGCCATGTCAACCATGAGCTTGGCGCCGACCTCGTCGGCGATCTGGCGGAAGCGGGCGAAATCGATGATGCGCGGGTAGGCGGACGCGCCCGCGATGATCATGGTCGGCTTGTGCTCCTTGGCCAGCGCCTCGACCTGGTCGTAGTCGATGGTCTGGGTCTCGCGGGACACGCCGTAGTGCACCATGTTGAACAGCTTGCCCGAGAAGTTGACCGGGGAGCCGTGGGTCAGGTGGCCGCCGTGGGACAGGTCCATGCCGAGCACGGTGTCGCCGGGCTTGCAGGCCGCGAAGTAGACGGCCATGTTGGCCTGGGAGCCGGAGTGGGGCTGGACGTTGGCATAGGCCGCGCCGAAAATCTCCTTGGCGCGGTCGCGGGCCAGGTCCTCGACCTCGTCAACGAACTCGCAGCCGCCGTACCACCGTTTGCCGGGGTAGCCTTCGGCGTATTTGTGGGTCATGACCGACCCCTGTGCCTGGCGCACGGCCGTGGATACGAAATTTTCGCTGGCAATGAGTTCCAGCTTGGAGACCTGGCGGTCCACCTCGTCGGCGATGGCGGCGGCAACCGCCGGATCCTGGATAAGCAGTTCTTCCATGATGATACCCTCTGGTTGAAAGTGGATGCGAATGGCTTCCCACCCCAATCGGGCGGCGTGGCGGTCATGGCGTCATCGGCACCGGTCCGGCTTTTTCACCGTCCCGGCCCGGCGCTCCCGCCGCAACCCGTGGGCTGGAGATCCGTCCTTATATCGTCACGGAGAGGTCGTTCAACCCGTCCGATTATTCCCATTCAGGCCTTGCTTGTAGAGCGTTCGAGCGCAACCCGCAAGGATTAAGGCGTCATGAGCACAATTAAAAAAGGGAGGCCGCGAGGCCCCCCTTTGGTATCGTTCAGCTAGCCCGTGAACCGCTTGAACAGCACGCAGGCGTTGGTCCCGCCGAATCCGAACGAGTTGGACAGCGCGTACTCGACCTGCTTCTCGCGCGGGCCGTCGGCGCAGACGTCCAGATCGCATTCGGGGTCCGGATTTGTCTGGTTGATGGTGCCGGGGATGACGCCCTCGGCAATGGTCTTGACCGCGAACACCGCTTCCACGCCGCCGGCCGCGCCGAGCAGGTGCCCGACCTGGGACTTGTTGGCGCAGATGTTGATGTTGTAGGCGTGGTCGCCGAACACCTTCTTGATGGCCCGCGTCTCGCACAGGTCGTTCAGGTAGGTGGACGTGCCGTGGGCGTTGATGTGGTCGATCTTGGACGGGTCCACCCTGGCTTCGCGCAGGGCGCCCCCCATGGCGTAGGCCATGCCGGAGCCGTCCTCGGGCGGAGCGGTCATGTGGTAGGCATCGCCGGACGCGCCGAACCCGACCACCTCGGCCAGGATTTCCGCGCCGCGCGCCTTGGCGTGCTCCAGGGATTCCAGGAGCAGCAGGCCGCAGCCCTCGCCCATGATGAACCCGGTGCGGTCCGCGTCGAACGGGCGGGAGGCCAGCTCCGGCTCGTCGTTGCGCACGCTCAAGGCCTTCATGGCGTTGAACCCGGCAATGCCGAGACGGGTGATGGTGGACTCCGCACCGCCGCAGATCATGGCGTCGGCCCGGCCCATGGCGATGTCGGTGTAGGCTGCGCCCACACCATGGGTGCCGGAGGCGCAGGCCGTAGTGGTACAGATGTTGGGCCCCATGGCGCCGGCGGCTATGGACACCTGGCCCGCAGCCATGTTGGCGATGAGTATGGGGATGAAGAACGGCGATATCTTGCCCGGCCCACGCTCCAGCATCTTGCTGTGCGTGGTCTCGATGGACTGCAGCCCGCCAAGGCCCACGCCGATGACGGTGCCGACCCGGTCCCTTTCGGATTCGGGCACGGTCCAACCAGCCCGATCCAGAAGCATCCTGCAGCTGGCCACCGCGTACTGGGTGAACGTCTCCATGCGCCGCGCTTCCTTCTTTCCGATAAACTCCGTGGGATCGAAGTCCTTGACTTCGCCGGCGATCGTGGTGGCCAGATCGGCGGTGTCGATCCTGGTGATCGTCCCGATGCCCGATTTGCCCTCCAGGAGATTCTGCCAGCTGGTGTCCACGTCGTTGCCGAGCGGTGTGATGGCCGCGACGCTGGTAACGACTACTCTATTCATGCTACCTGCCGTGTCTTGGTGTAATGAAAAAGGAGCGTCTTACACCTTATGGGTGCGTAAGACGCTCACAATACGCAACTTCTTTAAAGCAGTCGATCTAGAGAGCCTTCTCGATGTGGGAGATGGCGTCGCCGACCTTGAGGATCTTCTGGGCCTGCTCGTCATCGATCTCCAGGTCGAATTCCTCTTCCATGGCCATGATCAGTTCGGTCAGGTCCAGGGAATCGGCACCCAGGTCTTCAACGAAGGCGGCGGTTTCGACGACTTCGTCTTCGGACACGCCCAGCTGGTCGACAATGATCTCTTTCACTTTTGCTGCTACGTCGGACATAATTTCCTCCAATACCAATGTTTTTCTTACGTTACATGTACATGCCGCCGTTGACCCCGAGTACCTGGCCAGTGATGTACCCGGCTCCGGGACCCGCCAGGAAGGAGACGGCGGCTGCGATGTCCTCGGACTTTCCGAGGGATTTTAACGGAATCTGCTCCAACATGGCCTCCACCACCTTTTCGGGCAGGGCAGCGGTCATGTCGGTCTCTATGAAACCGGGAGCCACGGCGTTGACCGTGATCCCGCGCGAGGCCAGCTCACGGGCGGCGGACTTGGTCAGGCCGATCAGCCCCGCCTTGGCGGAGGCATAATTTGCCTGGCCCGCGTTGCCCATCTGGCCGACCACGGAAGTGATATTGACGATGCGGCCCGCGCGCTGCTTGCCCATGATCTTGGACGCTTCCTTGAGGAAGACGAAGCAACCGGTCAGGTTGATGCGGAGGACCGTATCCCAGTCCTCGTCCTTCATGCGCATCATCAGCCCGTCGCGGGTGACGCCCGCATTGTTGACGAGCACCTCAAGGGACACCT belongs to Pseudodesulfovibrio portus and includes:
- a CDS encoding substrate-binding periplasmic protein, producing the protein MRVYTLVTAVLLLWCPAALAEAITMQAIVYPPLVYEENGEVYGVAPEVVRAIQAELGDTNPLVVMPWLRAYELTKSGNRHALVAIVRIPEREKLFKWVGPVFSEGDYFFQKRGANLNIRTLDDARRAARIAVRRDGYTHQALHAEGFVNLDVGPSYESSYKKLVQGRVDLVLMGERTHYYMVKQAGLDPNDFERTDYEFARSSAWLAFSRDIPDETIARWQEALDKLKADGTYDAIMRRNFRH
- a CDS encoding SLC13 family permease gives rise to the protein MILPPPPNVHALAVLALTGVALVLFSREKLPLQTSSLLVMVALIVGFEVFPFQTDRGTLHAVDFFLGFGNEALIAVCALMIAGQGLLRTGALDPMGRMLARFWKVSPQGALLLTLILGGFASAFINNVPVVVLLLPVLVSVSLKTKQPATSVLMPMGFSTLLGGTTTTIGTSTNLLVVSVAVDMGLERLGMFDFVLPAVMAGGVGILYLWLVAPRLIPKRDISLTDPSPRIFTAHLGVTAESLLVGQPLSRALELTDGRMKVTALERGEGNQIMLLPDVTLREGDHLVVSDTPDNLKEFEQVLEGTLFPVGSEDQPICEDNPLQAADQKVAEIAIYEGSPLVGRTLENHRFAERHGLTVLALHRPGRQVTRMVEKVRNVRLRAGDILLVQGAEEKIAELKRTGEFLVLDSIMDVPSSEKAPVALAIMLGIILVAALGWLPIAISATCGALLMILTGCLTWNEATRALSVQVVLIVVASLALGAAMLKTGAAEYLGTLFVAATGTTSPHVVISGLMLLMAVLTNIISNNAAAVIGTPIAISIATQMGLPPLPFVLAVLFGANMSYATPMAYKTNLLVMNAGEYSFSDFVKVGVPLVLVMWGTLSVLLPMFYL
- the fabF gene encoding beta-ketoacyl-ACP synthase II — protein: MNRVVVTSVAAITPLGNDVDTSWQNLLEGKSGIGTITRIDTADLATTIAGEVKDFDPTEFIGKKEARRMETFTQYAVASCRMLLDRAGWTVPESERDRVGTVIGVGLGGLQSIETTHSKMLERGPGKISPFFIPILIANMAAGQVSIAAGAMGPNICTTTACASGTHGVGAAYTDIAMGRADAMICGGAESTITRLGIAGFNAMKALSVRNDEPELASRPFDADRTGFIMGEGCGLLLLESLEHAKARGAEILAEVVGFGASGDAYHMTAPPEDGSGMAYAMGGALREARVDPSKIDHINAHGTSTYLNDLCETRAIKKVFGDHAYNINICANKSQVGHLLGAAGGVEAVFAVKTIAEGVIPGTINQTNPDPECDLDVCADGPREKQVEYALSNSFGFGGTNACVLFKRFTG
- the glyA gene encoding serine hydroxymethyltransferase; its protein translation is MEELLIQDPAVAAAIADEVDRQVSKLELIASENFVSTAVRQAQGSVMTHKYAEGYPGKRWYGGCEFVDEVEDLARDRAKEIFGAAYANVQPHSGSQANMAVYFAACKPGDTVLGMDLSHGGHLTHGSPVNFSGKLFNMVHYGVSRETQTIDYDQVEALAKEHKPTMIIAGASAYPRIIDFARFRQIADEVGAKLMVDMAHIAGLIAAGEHPSCIEHAHYTTTTTHKTLRGPRGGMILGAEDLEQELNSNIFPGIQGGPLMHVIAAKAVAFGEALSPGFVEYQQQVVKNAKQLAASLTEAGYNLVSGGTDNHMMLLDLSEKDYTGKDAQIALDKAGITANKNTIPFETKSPFQTSGIRLGTPALTTRGMIEEDMIVVAEAIVAALNNMNDEKVLEEISNEVEEFAREFPLFAW
- the fabG gene encoding 3-oxoacyl-[acyl-carrier-protein] reductase; translated protein: MSDLPKVALVTGGSRGIGRTVAERLAADGFEVYFTYVSRPEAAEAVAASIREAGGKARAFQLDSGDRDAVAAFFKDEIKGKVSLEVLVNNAGVTRDGLMMRMKDEDWDTVLRINLTGCFVFLKEASKIMGKQRAGRIVNITSVVGQMGNAGQANYASAKAGLIGLTKSAARELASRGITVNAVAPGFIETDMTAALPEKVVEAMLEQIPLKSLGKSEDIAAAVSFLAGPGAGYITGQVLGVNGGMYM
- a CDS encoding acyl carrier protein; the protein is MSDVAAKVKEIIVDQLGVSEDEVVETAAFVEDLGADSLDLTELIMAMEEEFDLEIDDEQAQKILKVGDAISHIEKAL